The genome window AGCGCGCGAGATGCCACAGCACCGCGCCCCGCGCGCCCACGCCCGGCGCCCATTCGCGGTCGGCCTCGAGCAGCGCCGGCGTCTGCCAGTGGAGGAGATCGAGCATGCGCCACGCCGCGACGCGGGCGCGCGCCGTCGCGTAGGCGGCCTCGTCGCGCGCGGCCGGAAAGCCGGCGGCCATGGTCTCTCGGTAGACGCGGTCGACGCGCTCGATGAGGCCGGGAGGAAACGGGCAGAAGAGCGTCCACACGAGCGCGTCGTAGAGCGCTGGGCGCACGCCCGCGTACTCGAAGTCGAGAAGCCGCCAGCCGCTCGCGGTTTGCCCGGTGTTGCTGGGCGCCATGTCGCCGTGGGTGAGCGTCGTCCACTCGCCCGGGCGCTCCACGAACCGCGCCAGCTCGTCGATGGCCTCGTCCGGGAGCGCGGGCGCCGGCTCCCGCAGCGCGCTCAGCCAGGCGGCGAGATCGCTCCCACGGCCCCGCAGCGCCATCGCCGCCGCCGCCGCCGTCGTCATCGCCCGGCGCGCCAGCGCATCGCGCTGCCGGTCGAACTCCGCGGCGAGCGGGCGCATCGCCACATGCAATCGTGCGGTGAGCCGCGCGACGTCGAGCAGGGCCGATTCGGCGTGCTCCCGGGCGTCGGCGTCCGCCGCGTTGAGCAGGTCCTCCAGCGTCGGCGCCACGCCCAGATCCTCGACGAGGAAGCAACGCGCCTCGGCGTCCCCGCCGAGGAAGCCGGGCGCCACCGCCGGCGCGATCCCCGCCGTGGTGAGGAGCGCCAGCGCCGCCCACTCGTCCAGCCCGCGCTCCGGCTCGGACTTGAAGCGCTTCACGATGACCGACGCGGGAAGGTCCGGGCCGCCCGCGACCCGCGCGCGCCACACGTCGTTCCGCGTCCACGACTTGAGGAGCGCGGGCGACTCGAGGCGCACGCGACGGCCCGATCGTGCGGACAGGAGCGCCGCGGCGGTTTCCAGCGGAGCGCTCACGGGGTCACGGTGAACGTGAGCCGGCCGATGAGCTGGCCCGACGCCGTCTGCACGTCCACCGCGTAGTCCCCCTCCAGCGGCGTGCCGAGGTCGGACTTGCGCGACCAGGTGCGGAAGCCCTGGGCGCGGCCACCTTCCACCGGCGAGAGCCGGACGCGCGCGATCACGCGGCCGTTCTTCCACCACACGTGCTCGATCTTGTCGCGGAGTCCCGCGGGCGCGTGCACCGCGGTGTAGGCGGCGACCGCGCCGCCCCACTCGGCCACGGTGGCCGCGGGAATCGGCCCGTCGATCGCATCCACCGGCTCCAGCTCCCGCACGTCTCGCGCGACCTGCTTCGCGGCGAGGAAGACAGGCGCGGGCGGCACGATGATGCGGCCAATCCACACGATGGCGACCATGACGACCGCGACACCGCTAGCGAGGGCGAGCGCGCGCGCCCATCCGGCGCCGGTGCCGCGGAAGGCCGGCGCCAGCGCGAGCCCGGCCAGCGCGGCGCTGCCCACCAGTGCCACGCCGGGGCGGACGCCGACCAGCGGCAGCGCCACGTTGAGCGCGGCGAAGATGGAGAAGGCCAGGAGCCCGTGCTTGAGCCAGCGATACTGGCGCCCCAGCGCCGAGTAGAGCGGATCGATGGTGGTGATGAGCGCGCCCAGGGCCACCCCGCCGACGAAGATCACGTTGGGCGAGGTCAGCGTGGCCGAGGCCCAGTAGGCGGGAAGCACGAAGAGCAGCAGGTTGTGGTAGAGGGTCTGGATCGTGTACTCGGCGGCGCTGACCACGAGGCCCCGGCCGCGCTCCTCCAGCGGGACGCGGGCCTCCGCGAGGATCGCGACCACGAGCCCGAGCAGCAGCATGTAGCCCACGATCCAGCCCACGTGGGGCAGCCCGCGGCGAAACACGAAGAGCGTCGCCAGCCCGAGGGCCAGCGAGCCGATCGAGATCCCCCAGCGGCGGAGCCACCTCATGCGCGGGCGCGCCAGTAGAAGAGGAACAGCGCGATGGGGAAGATGCTCTGCGCGACCGAGAGCGCGCAGTCCACCATCACGCGTACCACGAAGTG of Candidatus Methylomirabilota bacterium contains these proteins:
- a CDS encoding DUF5924 family protein; this encodes MRWLRRWGISIGSLALGLATLFVFRRGLPHVGWIVGYMLLLGLVVAILAEARVPLEERGRGLVVSAAEYTIQTLYHNLLLFVLPAYWASATLTSPNVIFVGGVALGALITTIDPLYSALGRQYRWLKHGLLAFSIFAALNVALPLVGVRPGVALVGSAALAGLALAPAFRGTGAGWARALALASGVAVVMVAIVWIGRIIVPPAPVFLAAKQVARDVRELEPVDAIDGPIPAATVAEWGGAVAAYTAVHAPAGLRDKIEHVWWKNGRVIARVRLSPVEGGRAQGFRTWSRKSDLGTPLEGDYAVDVQTASGQLIGRLTFTVTP